From a single Calothrix sp. NIES-2098 genomic region:
- a CDS encoding plasmid stabilization system protein, translating into MAFQVRLTQTARSEVESAYSWLRQRNPVYADKWFRELMDTIATLQEKPLRCALAPENDAFTEEIRQLIYGKSRNKYRILFSIRENTVFVLHVRHSSQAPLMGEEVDEEEEF; encoded by the coding sequence ATGGCATTTCAAGTTAGGTTAACTCAGACTGCAAGATCTGAAGTTGAGAGTGCTTACTCTTGGTTAAGACAGCGCAATCCAGTTTATGCGGATAAATGGTTTCGGGAGTTAATGGATACTATTGCTACTCTGCAAGAAAAGCCACTACGTTGTGCTTTAGCTCCAGAAAATGATGCATTTACAGAAGAAATCCGTCAACTTATTTATGGTAAGTCCAGAAATAAGTACCGGATTTTGTTCAGTATTCGGGAAAATACGGTTTTTGTGCTTCATGTACGTCATAGTTCGCAAGCGCCACTGATGGGCGAGGAAGTTGACGAGGAAGAAGAATTTTGA
- a CDS encoding prevent-host-death family protein — protein MLNISRDIHSLSSFKRNTVEFLQQMKQTGKPVVLTVNGKAELVVQDAESYQKLLDTLERLEAIAGIKQGLEDVEAGRTTTMSEFEQEMQQKYGISS, from the coding sequence ATGCTCAACATTAGTCGAGACATTCATTCACTCTCTAGCTTTAAGCGCAATACGGTAGAATTCCTCCAGCAGATGAAGCAGACAGGAAAACCTGTAGTGCTGACAGTTAATGGTAAAGCTGAACTTGTTGTTCAAGATGCCGAATCTTATCAAAAACTCTTGGATACCTTAGAAAGATTAGAAGCGATCGCTGGAATTAAGCAGGGGCTAGAAGATGTAGAAGCTGGTAGAACTACCACTATGAGCGAATTTGAGCAAGAAATGCAGCAAAAGTATGGCATTTCAAGTTAG
- a CDS encoding TetR family transcriptional regulator encodes MRVFNSPPPSEAQTRTRILQAAQKLFASQGFDGTTTRDLAQAAGVAEGTLFRHFPNKKAILIEVATSGWVDILTDLLTELSEMGSYKAVAQVMRRRMWNFQKNADLMRVCFMEVQFHPDLRDRIQSDVINKMSDVAEAFFQTAMDKGIYRQTDAKLVAKVFLGMFAIAGFSNNTLMEPDASPQEMQHMAEGLADIFLNGVLAKE; translated from the coding sequence ATGCGAGTTTTTAATTCTCCTCCCCCCTCAGAGGCGCAGACACGTACCCGCATTTTACAAGCGGCACAAAAATTGTTTGCCTCTCAAGGTTTTGATGGTACTACAACCCGCGACTTAGCACAGGCCGCCGGGGTGGCTGAGGGCACCTTATTTCGCCATTTTCCCAATAAAAAGGCGATTTTGATAGAAGTAGCCACTAGCGGTTGGGTAGATATTCTCACAGATTTGCTCACAGAATTGAGCGAAATGGGTAGTTATAAGGCTGTGGCTCAGGTAATGCGCCGCCGGATGTGGAATTTCCAGAAAAATGCCGATTTGATGCGCGTTTGTTTTATGGAAGTGCAGTTTCACCCAGACTTGCGCGATCGCATTCAATCGGATGTGATTAATAAAATGAGCGATGTTGCCGAGGCTTTCTTCCAAACTGCGATGGACAAAGGCATTTATCGCCAAACGGATGCCAAATTAGTTGCTAAAGTATTCTTGGGAATGTTTGCGATCGCAGGTTTTTCCAACAATACTCTCATGGAACCCGACGCTTCCCCCCAAGAAATGCAGCACATGGCAGAAGGATTAGCTGATATTTTCCTCAATGGTGTACTAGCAAAAGAATAA
- a CDS encoding peptidase M16 domain-containing protein, with translation MILYRMFATLLVLTMFWCGLLPEVALAQTQRTLSPSKTPTSIQPYLDRVVKQLTEFRLDNGLKFIVLERHQAPVVSFLTYADVGGVDEPDGKTGVAHFLEHLAFKGTKRIGTKDYNAEKPLLERLQKLDAQIKAAKASGKKDETVKLQAEFEQVESEAAKLVQQNEMGRIVEQAGGVGLNANTSTEATRYFYSFPSNKLELWMSLESERFLEPVFREFYKEKEVILEERRLRVENSPIGLTIEKFIDAAYKVHPYRRPVIGYDQDIRNLTPEDVQKFFNNYYVPSNLAIAIVGDVKPAEVKRLAQIYFGRFPAKSKAVEQIAKEPKQTQTREVTVELPSQPWYLEGYHRPAVTHPDNAVYEIIGSLLSNGRTSRLYKSLVEKQRLALSAQGFSGFPGDKYPNLMLFYALTAPGHTVDEVAVALRQEIDRLKTEPVTDKELQRVKTQARAGLLRTLDSNMGMAQQLLEYEVKTGSWRNLFKQLDEIAAVTTADIQRVAKASFTAENRTIGKLLSKA, from the coding sequence ATGATACTTTACCGAATGTTTGCGACTTTGTTAGTGCTAACAATGTTCTGGTGTGGTTTACTCCCAGAAGTTGCTTTAGCTCAGACTCAAAGAACGCTATCACCTAGCAAAACTCCGACTTCGATTCAACCTTATCTAGATCGGGTAGTTAAGCAGTTGACGGAGTTTCGCCTCGACAATGGTTTGAAATTCATTGTTTTAGAACGACATCAAGCCCCTGTAGTTTCCTTTCTGACTTATGCTGATGTCGGTGGAGTGGATGAGCCAGATGGTAAAACTGGTGTAGCACACTTTCTAGAACATTTAGCTTTCAAAGGTACAAAGCGCATTGGTACAAAAGACTACAATGCGGAAAAACCACTGCTAGAAAGACTGCAAAAGTTAGATGCGCAGATTAAAGCCGCGAAAGCGAGTGGCAAAAAAGATGAAACTGTCAAGTTGCAAGCTGAGTTTGAGCAAGTGGAATCAGAAGCCGCCAAGTTAGTTCAGCAAAATGAAATGGGGCGAATTGTTGAACAAGCTGGAGGTGTGGGTTTAAATGCCAATACTTCTACGGAAGCCACACGTTATTTTTACAGCTTTCCCTCGAATAAGTTGGAACTGTGGATGTCGCTAGAATCAGAGCGATTTCTCGAACCTGTTTTTCGCGAGTTTTATAAAGAAAAAGAGGTGATTTTAGAAGAACGGCGGTTGCGGGTAGAGAATTCACCCATCGGCTTAACGATCGAGAAATTTATCGATGCGGCTTATAAAGTGCATCCTTACAGGCGTCCGGTGATTGGTTATGACCAAGATATCCGCAACCTGACACCAGAAGATGTGCAAAAGTTTTTTAACAATTATTATGTACCCAGCAATTTAGCGATCGCTATTGTGGGAGATGTGAAACCAGCTGAAGTCAAAAGGCTGGCACAAATCTACTTTGGACGCTTTCCGGCAAAATCAAAAGCTGTTGAGCAAATCGCCAAAGAACCCAAACAAACACAAACGCGAGAAGTTACTGTAGAACTACCTTCCCAACCTTGGTATTTAGAAGGCTATCACCGTCCCGCAGTTACCCATCCAGATAATGCTGTGTATGAAATCATTGGCAGTTTATTGAGTAACGGACGCACATCGCGGTTGTATAAATCTTTGGTAGAAAAGCAGCGTTTGGCGTTAAGTGCCCAAGGTTTTAGCGGATTTCCTGGTGATAAGTACCCAAATCTGATGCTATTTTATGCGCTCACTGCTCCCGGACATACAGTTGATGAGGTGGCGGTGGCTTTGCGTCAGGAAATTGACAGATTGAAAACTGAACCTGTGACAGACAAGGAATTGCAGCGCGTGAAAACCCAAGCACGAGCAGGTTTGTTACGTACCCTCGATTCCAATATGGGGATGGCGCAGCAATTGTTGGAATATGAGGTGAAAACTGGCTCTTGGCGGAATTTGTTTAAGCAATTGGATGAAATTGCAGCTGTGACAACTGCTGATATTCAAAGAGTGGCGAAAGCATCGTTTACAGCAGAAAATCGCACGATTGGCAAGTTGTTGTCTAAGGCATAA
- a CDS encoding PhzF family phenazine biosynthesis protein: protein MGQIITQVDAFTNTPFTGNPAAVCVLTAPQSDRWMQNVAQEMNLSETAFLIKQDDGFNLRWFTPTVEVPLCGHATLASAHVLWTEAYLLPDEIARFYTKSGVLIAKRQVNWIELDFPVNHSQATVAPEELSQALSVECKSVLQNSLGYLVEVESEDLVRQLQPNFQQLRTLPVSDVIVTSVAKADSEYDFVSRFFAPGLGINEDPVTGAAHCCLAPFWRDRLGKDEFLAYQASSRGGVVKVRYTGGDRVFLAGQAVTVLRGELITINKQ, encoded by the coding sequence ATGGGACAAATCATTACACAAGTAGATGCTTTCACCAATACACCATTTACAGGAAATCCGGCTGCTGTTTGTGTTTTAACTGCGCCCCAAAGCGATCGCTGGATGCAGAATGTAGCGCAGGAGATGAATTTATCGGAGACGGCTTTTCTCATCAAACAGGATGATGGCTTTAATCTGCGCTGGTTTACCCCGACGGTGGAAGTACCGCTTTGTGGTCATGCAACCTTAGCTAGTGCCCATGTACTCTGGACTGAGGCTTATTTGTTACCGGATGAAATTGCCCGTTTCTATACGAAAAGCGGTGTGTTGATTGCCAAACGCCAAGTTAACTGGATTGAGTTAGATTTTCCTGTCAATCATTCACAAGCAACTGTTGCACCAGAAGAACTAAGTCAAGCTTTGAGTGTAGAGTGTAAATCTGTTTTGCAGAATTCCCTTGGTTATTTGGTGGAAGTGGAGTCTGAGGATTTGGTACGACAATTACAGCCCAATTTTCAACAATTGAGAACTTTGCCTGTGTCTGATGTAATTGTCACCAGCGTTGCTAAAGCTGATTCCGAGTACGATTTTGTTTCTCGCTTTTTTGCGCCGGGATTGGGTATTAATGAAGATCCGGTGACTGGGGCGGCGCATTGCTGTCTTGCTCCTTTTTGGCGCGATCGCTTGGGTAAGGATGAGTTCTTGGCTTATCAAGCATCCAGTCGTGGGGGGGTAGTGAAGGTACGGTATACGGGAGGCGATCGCGTCTTTTTAGCGGGACAAGCTGTTACTGTATTGCGCGGGGAATTAATTACAATTAATAAGCAATAG
- a CDS encoding heterocyst differentiation protein — translation MNQEIPGISSKLKDSMHPEQFDQVVEAILAGKYSWACVLMLRFAGYNPLHYIPYRTYNRLLKENSLMSRSHSQQNPSMSLTKQSTEKRTDTNISPNSLSKIKDVTYLEVVSKQKAEIRNKEQWLTKKVQ, via the coding sequence ATGAACCAAGAGATTCCTGGCATTAGTAGCAAATTAAAGGACTCAATGCATCCCGAACAGTTTGACCAAGTAGTTGAAGCGATTCTGGCGGGAAAGTATTCATGGGCTTGTGTTTTAATGCTGCGTTTTGCTGGCTACAATCCTTTACATTACATTCCTTACCGTACATACAATCGATTACTCAAAGAAAACTCTTTGATGAGTCGGTCTCACTCCCAACAAAATCCTAGTATGAGCCTTACTAAACAATCTACGGAGAAAAGGACTGATACTAATATTTCGCCAAACAGCTTAAGTAAAATTAAAGATGTGACTTATCTGGAAGTTGTGAGCAAGCAAAAAGCAGAAATTCGTAATAAAGAGCAGTGGCTAACAAAGAAAGTTCAATAA
- a CDS encoding AraC family transcriptional regulator — MNSVNVSDSKDYSRIAQAIAFMRQNHLSQPDLATVAQHIGLSEYHFQRLFTQWAGISPKKFLQYLTVEYAKSKIIETKSLLDLTLDVGLSSPGRLHDLFVNLEAMSPGEFKTGGAGLQIRYGIHDTLFGQSLIATTSRGICNLYFLDNADEQTGEQILRRSWKSAEIIHDEQTTQPLHDQIFHPNSLNVDKPLTLLVKGTNFQIQVWKALLQIPFGGMTTYQKIAEMIGRPTAARAVGNAVGNNPIAYIIPCHRAIRESGELGGYHWGLERKAVMLGWEASCKI, encoded by the coding sequence ATGAATAGTGTAAATGTCTCTGACAGCAAAGACTACAGCCGAATTGCTCAGGCGATCGCATTTATGCGGCAAAATCACCTGAGTCAACCTGATTTAGCAACTGTGGCACAGCACATAGGGCTGAGTGAGTATCATTTCCAACGGTTATTTACCCAATGGGCGGGTATCAGTCCCAAAAAGTTTTTGCAATATCTGACTGTGGAATACGCCAAGTCAAAAATTATCGAAACGAAAAGCCTTTTAGACCTAACCCTAGATGTGGGGTTGTCGAGTCCGGGGCGATTACACGATCTGTTTGTGAACTTAGAAGCGATGTCTCCTGGTGAGTTCAAAACAGGCGGAGCAGGTTTGCAAATTCGTTATGGCATTCATGACACTTTATTTGGTCAATCTCTAATCGCTACAACATCTCGTGGTATTTGTAACTTATATTTCTTAGATAACGCAGATGAGCAGACTGGCGAGCAAATACTGCGTCGTTCGTGGAAAAGTGCGGAAATTATTCACGACGAACAAACCACCCAACCCTTGCACGACCAGATTTTTCATCCCAATAGCTTGAATGTTGATAAGCCATTAACACTGCTAGTTAAGGGAACTAATTTTCAGATTCAAGTTTGGAAAGCACTTTTACAAATACCCTTTGGGGGTATGACAACTTATCAGAAAATTGCGGAAATGATTGGTCGCCCAACTGCTGCGAGAGCCGTTGGTAATGCTGTGGGTAATAATCCCATTGCCTACATCATTCCATGTCATCGCGCGATCCGAGAATCAGGGGAACTAGGCGGCTATCACTGGGGCTTGGAGCGTAAAGCAGTCATGTTGGGCTGGGAAGCAAGTTGTAAAATTTGA
- a CDS encoding processing proteinase, with product MKKDMHRYQVKGKKQVAFTITPLATTRGTRATQWLRNGKRLIYALVVAFAFLLLTFNFSGAATAAAKHYTELQLPPLPQIKLPKYERFVMQNGMVVYLMEDRELPLVGGTALVRTGSRLEPADKVGLANFTGEVMRTGGTKQHSPDELNEILEQRAASVETGIGETSGSASFEALTEDLETVFDLFVEVLREPVFAQEKLDLQKTQEKGSIARRNDDPNSIAIREFRKLIYGKESPYARTTEYASVDNISREDLLKFYQQYFYPNNIILGILGDFDSKKMRSLIQAKLGDWKPNPKLAKPQLPEVSQAKTGGVFFVNQPQLTQSNIYLGHLGGKFDNPDYAALDVLNGVLNGFGGRLFNEVRSRQGLAYSVYGQWSPRYDYPGMFVAGGQTRSQTTVQFVKALQAEIKRIQTQRVTAKELAFAKESTLNSFVFNFEDPNQTISRLMRYEYYGYPTDFLFRYQKAVAATTAADVQRVAKQYLKPENLVTLVVGNQTAIQPPLTQLATQVTPIDVTIPPAQPQAKN from the coding sequence ATGAAAAAAGATATGCACAGGTATCAGGTGAAGGGTAAAAAACAAGTGGCGTTCACAATCACGCCACTTGCTACAACGCGGGGAACCCGCGCAACGCAGTGGCTCCGAAATGGCAAGAGGCTGATTTATGCGTTGGTTGTTGCTTTTGCCTTTTTACTTTTAACTTTTAATTTTTCTGGGGCGGCGACGGCGGCGGCTAAACACTACACTGAATTGCAGCTACCACCCTTACCGCAGATTAAGCTACCCAAGTATGAGCGCTTTGTCATGCAAAATGGCATGGTTGTCTATTTGATGGAAGATCGCGAGCTACCGTTAGTAGGTGGTACGGCGTTGGTACGTACTGGGAGTCGCTTGGAACCAGCAGATAAAGTGGGCTTGGCTAACTTTACAGGTGAGGTAATGCGGACTGGGGGGACGAAGCAGCATTCGCCTGATGAACTCAATGAAATCTTGGAACAACGGGCAGCTTCGGTGGAAACTGGGATTGGTGAAACCTCTGGTAGCGCTAGCTTTGAAGCCCTCACTGAAGATTTAGAAACAGTGTTCGATCTATTTGTTGAGGTGCTGCGAGAACCAGTATTTGCTCAAGAAAAGTTAGATTTGCAAAAGACGCAGGAGAAGGGTAGTATTGCGCGCCGCAATGACGATCCTAACTCTATAGCTATTCGCGAATTTCGCAAATTAATCTATGGGAAAGAGAGTCCTTATGCTCGCACAACAGAATATGCTTCTGTAGATAATATTTCTCGTGAGGATTTGCTCAAGTTTTACCAGCAATATTTCTACCCGAATAATATTATTCTGGGGATTTTGGGAGATTTTGATTCTAAGAAAATGCGATCGCTCATTCAAGCAAAGTTGGGCGATTGGAAACCTAACCCCAAACTTGCTAAACCCCAGTTACCAGAAGTTTCCCAAGCCAAAACTGGCGGTGTCTTTTTTGTGAATCAGCCGCAATTAACTCAAAGTAATATCTACCTTGGACATTTAGGCGGAAAATTTGACAATCCTGACTATGCAGCTTTGGATGTATTGAATGGCGTGTTAAATGGATTTGGCGGACGCTTATTTAATGAAGTGCGATCGCGTCAAGGTTTAGCTTATTCAGTATACGGTCAATGGAGTCCCCGCTACGATTATCCGGGAATGTTCGTTGCTGGGGGACAAACGCGATCGCAAACTACTGTGCAATTTGTCAAAGCCTTACAAGCTGAAATTAAGCGCATCCAAACTCAACGAGTCACAGCCAAAGAACTAGCTTTTGCTAAAGAGTCTACACTAAATTCCTTTGTTTTCAATTTTGAAGACCCTAACCAAACTATTTCACGGTTGATGCGATATGAGTATTACGGCTATCCTACTGATTTCTTATTTCGCTATCAAAAAGCTGTAGCAGCCACAACAGCAGCTGATGTCCAGCGAGTCGCAAAGCAATATCTCAAACCAGAAAATCTAGTAACTTTGGTTGTCGGAAATCAAACAGCCATTCAACCACCTTTGACACAGCTAGCAACACAAGTAACGCCCATAGATGTGACTATTCCGCCTGCACAACCACAGGCTAAAAATTAA
- a CDS encoding DNA methylase N-4/N-6 domain protein, protein MKLFYSHENGELWQGDAIEWLRNLDIESVDLVIADPPYNIKKAEWDTFESQAAYVQWSLTWIEQVSRILKPTGSFYICGFSEILADLKLPASRFFQGCRWLIWHYKNKANLSNDWGRSHESILHFRKSKSFYMDIENIRILYGEHTLKYPSHPQAITSQYGNNGKNNGKTWNPHSKGAKPRDVIEIPTTCNGMNEKTKHPTQKPEELIRKFILASSKRQDIVIDPFLGSGTTAVTAEQLGRRWLGCDINSEYLELAVQRIKNANRMSDEEWFWFDRKNEERRKKIR, encoded by the coding sequence ATGAAATTATTCTATTCTCATGAAAATGGCGAACTCTGGCAAGGAGATGCAATCGAGTGGCTGCGTAATTTAGATATAGAATCGGTTGATTTAGTTATTGCTGACCCGCCATATAATATAAAAAAAGCCGAGTGGGATACATTTGAATCTCAAGCAGCTTACGTGCAATGGTCTTTAACTTGGATTGAACAGGTATCCCGAATTCTTAAGCCTACTGGAAGTTTTTATATTTGTGGTTTCTCGGAAATATTAGCCGATCTAAAATTACCTGCTTCGCGTTTTTTTCAAGGGTGTCGTTGGTTAATTTGGCATTACAAGAATAAGGCAAATTTATCAAATGATTGGGGACGCTCCCATGAAAGTATTTTACATTTCCGAAAATCAAAATCTTTCTATATGGATATCGAAAATATCAGAATTTTATATGGAGAACATACTTTAAAATATCCATCTCATCCGCAGGCGATAACTAGTCAGTATGGAAATAATGGCAAGAATAACGGCAAAACTTGGAATCCTCATTCTAAGGGTGCTAAACCAAGGGATGTGATTGAAATTCCTACAACTTGTAATGGAATGAATGAAAAGACAAAACATCCTACACAAAAACCAGAAGAACTGATTAGAAAATTTATTCTCGCTTCATCCAAACGCCAGGATATTGTAATTGACCCGTTTTTAGGTTCGGGAACTACAGCTGTAACTGCCGAACAATTAGGCAGAAGATGGTTAGGATGTGATATTAATTCTGAATATTTAGAATTAGCAGTTCAACGGATCAAGAATGCCAATCGCATGAGTGATGAAGAATGGTTTTGGTTTGATAGAAAAAATGAAGAGCGTAGGAAAAAAATTAGATAA